In Arachis hypogaea cultivar Tifrunner chromosome 2, arahy.Tifrunner.gnm2.J5K5, whole genome shotgun sequence, a genomic segment contains:
- the LOC112745580 gene encoding protein DETOXIFICATION 42 isoform X1, whose product MSFHMLFSGIRNAFRKDELGLEIMHISLPTTLALAADPIASLIDTAFIGHIGPVELAAVGVSIAIFNQISKIAIIPLVSVTTSLVAEEDAVDKLQNQPSETEMLIHTSSVTEETKLEVEQIDPECSTSSRSVNRVAKLGHDKSYIPSASSAIVIGAILGVLQALSLIFTARPILNYMGVDYNSPMLKPAQQYLTLRSFGAPAVILSMAMQGVFRGIKDTKTPLYATIVGDVTNIILDPLLIFVLRLGVSGAAIAHIISQYLISLVLLWSLMKQVDLMPPSIQDFQFGKILKNGFLLLLKVTAVTFCVTLSASLAARQGSITMAAFQICLQIWMATSLLADGLAVSAQAILASAFAQRDYHKVITSASRVLQLGLILGLVLSFLLFSLLPFASKLFTNDVAVLHLIGIGIPYVAATQPLNSLAFVFDGVNYGASDFIYSAYSMILVALVSIFSLYMLSSSYGFSGIWIALSIYMSLRTFAGFWRIGTRSGPWHFLKENYALLQ is encoded by the exons ATGAGCTTTCATATGTTATTTTCTGGCATAAG GAACGCCTTTAGGAAGGATGAACTAGGCCTGGAAATAATGCATATATCACTGCCTACCACTCTTGCTTTGGCTGCAGATCCTATTGCTTCTCTGATTGATACTGCATTCATCGGACACATAG GCCCTGTGGAGCTTGCTGCAGTGGGGGTATCAATTGCAATTTTTAATCAAATCTCAAAAATAGCAATAATTCCTCTGGTCAGTGTTACAACCTCGTTGGTTGCCGAGGAAGATGCCGTCGATAAATTACAAAATCAACCATCAGAAACAGAAATGCTGATCCATACCTCTTCTGTGACCGAGGAAACAAAATTGGAAGTGGAACAA atAGATCCTGAATGCAGTACATCATCAAGAAGTGTTAATAGAGTAGCTAAACTTGGCCATGACAAAAGCTATATTCCATCAGCTTCATCAGCAATAGTTATCGGTGCCATTCTCGGCGTCTTACAagctctctctctcatttttacAGCCAGACCAATCTTGAATTACATGGGAGTTGATTAT AATTCTCCGATGTTGAAGCCGGCACAGCAATACTTGACTCTGAGGTCATTTGGTGCACCAGCTGTGATACTTTCTATGGCCATGCAAGGAGTTTTTCGAGGAATCAAAGATACGAAAACACCTTTATATGCTACAA TTGTGGGAGATGTAACAAATATCATTTTAGATCCATTGCTTATCTTCGTACTCCGGTTGGGAGTCAGCGGTGCAGCAATCGCACACATTATCTCCCA GTACTTGATTTCCTTGGTGTTGTTGTGGAGTTTAATGAAGCAAGTTGATCTAATGCCTCCAAGTATCCAAGATTTTCAATTTGGGAAGATTCTAAAAAATG GGTTTCTGCTATTGTTGAAAGTTACAGCAGTGACATTCTGTGTGACACTGTCAGCATCCCTTGCAGCAAGACAAGGATCAATAACCATGGCCGCCTTCCAAATCTGCTTACAGATTTGGATGGCGACCTCTTTGCTTGCTGATGGATTAGCTGTTTCTGCTCAA GCTATTCTTGCAAGTGCATTTGCGCAAAGGGATTACCATAAAGTGATCACATCGGCTTCGCGTGTTCTTCAG CTTGGGCTGATTCTGGGGCTGGTTCTCTCATTCCTTCTCTTTAGTCTGCTCCCTTTTGCTTCTAAGTTATTTACAAACGACGTCGCTGTTCTGCATCTTATTGGTATTGGTATTCCG TATGTTGCAGCCACTCAACCCCTCAATTCACTAGCATTTGTTTTTGACGGAGTAAACTACGGAGCTTCGGATTTCATATACTCTGCTTACTCAATG ATTTTGGTGGCATTGGTGAGCATATTTAGCTTATATATGTTATCCTCAAGCTATGGCTTTAGTGGTATCTGGATTGCTTTGTCTATTTACATGAGCCTCAGGACATTTGCTGGCTTTTGGAG GATAGGTACTAGATCAGGACCTTGGCATTTCCTGAAGGAAAACTATGCACTACTGCAATAG
- the LOC112745544 gene encoding small ribosomal subunit protein bS1c, translating into MVSLAQQLSVLRWSPLPSTSSSRPTTTHNRRTRTLLPVVCSVALSNAQNRERVKLKELFEQAYERCRTAPMEGVSFTVDQFTEALEKYDFDSEVGTKIKGTVFAVDASGAYVDVTAKSTAYLPLQEACIHRIKHVQEAGIVPGLREEFVVIGENEVDDGLILSLKAIEFDLAWERCRQLQAEDAVVKGKIVNGNKGGLVAEVEGLKGFVPFSQISTKLSGEELLEKELPLKFMEVDEEQSRLILSHRKAAADSQGQLGIGSVVTGTVQSLKPYGAFVDIGGISGLLHVSQISHDRITDIATVLQPGDILKVMILSHDRERGRVSLSTKKLEPTPGDMIRNPKLVFEKAEEMAQTFRQRIAQAEAMARADMLRFQPESGLTLSNEGILGPLSSELPAEGVDFNEVPSAEEHS; encoded by the exons ATGGTGTCTCTGGCTCAGCAGCTGAGCGTCCTGAGATGGTCTCCACTGCCGTCCACGTCTTCGTCAAGACCAACCACCACCCACAACCGCCGTACCCGCACGCTCCTTCCGGTGGTGTGTTCAGTGGCCTTATCGAATGCGCAGAACCGAGAGAGAGTGAAGCTGAAAGAGCTCTTCGAGCAAGCCTATGAGAGGTGCCGCACTGCTCCCATGGAAGGTGTTTCCTTCACCGTTGATCAGTTCACTGAAGCTCTTGAAAAGTATGATTTTGATTCTGAGGTTGGCACCAAG ATTAAGGGCACGGTATTTGCTGTAGATGCAAGTGGAGCTTATGTTGACGTTACTGCAAAGTCTACTGCATATTTGCCTCTGCAAGAGGCATGCATCCACCGAATTAAGCATGTGCAAGAAGCAGGCATAGTTCCTGGCTTGAGAGAGGAGTTTGTAGTAATTGGGGAAAATGAAGTTGATGATGGCCTGATCTTGAGTTTAAAGGCTATTGAGTTCGACCTTGCATGGGAACGCTGTAGGCAACTTCAAGCAGAAGATGCAGTTGTCAAGGGTAAG ATTGTCAATGGAAACAAGGGTGGATTGGTGGCCGAGGTGGAAGGCCTTAAGGGATTTGTTCCATTCTCACAGATTTCAACG AAATTATCTGGAGAAGAGCTACTTGAGAAGGAACTCCCTCTAAAGTTCATGGAGGTGGATGAGGAACAGTCCAGACTTATCCTCAGTCACCGTAAAGCCGCTGCTGACAGCCAGGGACAGCTGGGAATTGGATCCGTAGTAACTGGCACTGTTCAAAGCCTAAAGCCATATGGTGCCTTCGTTGACATTGGTGGAATCAGTGGTCTCCTTCACGTCAGTCAGATCAGTCACGATCGTATAACTGATATTGCAACTGTTCTTCAACCTGGTGATATTCTGAAG GTGATGATACTAAGTCATGATCGGGAGAGAGGCCGAGTAAGCCTTTCCACAAAGAAGTTGGAACCCACACCTGGTGATATGATTCGCAATCCAAAGCTTGTCTTTGAGAAG GCGGAAGAGATGGCTCAGACATTCAGACAGAGAATAGCCCAAGCAGAAGCCATGGCTCGTGCTGATATGCTTCGGTTCCAGCCAGAG AGTGGATTAACTCTTAGCAATGAAGGGATATTAGGACCACTTTCTTCAGAGTTGCCTGCAGAGGGTGTGGATTTCAATGAGGTACCCTCAGCTGAAGAACATTCATGA
- the LOC112745580 gene encoding protein DETOXIFICATION 42 isoform X2 — protein sequence MSFHMLFSGIRNAFRKDELGLEIMHISLPTTLALAADPIASLIDTAFIGHIGPVELAAVGVSIAIFNQISKIAIIPLVSVTTSLVAEEDAVDKLQNQPSETEMLIHTSSVTEETKLEVEQVDPECSTSSRSVNRVAKLGHDKSYIPSASSAIVIGAILGVLQALSLIFTARPILNYMGVDYNSPMLKPAQQYLTLRSFGAPAVILSMAMQGVFRGIKDTKTPLYATIVGDVTNIILDPLLIFVLRLGVSGAAIAHIISQYLISLVLLWSLMKQVDLMPPSIQDFQFGKILKNGFLLLLKVTAVTFCVTLSASLAARQGSITMAAFQICLQIWMATSLLADGLAVSAQAILASAFAQRDYHKVITSASRVLQLGLILGLVLSFLLFSLLPFASKLFTNDVAVLHLIGIGIPYVAATQPLNSLAFVFDGVNYGASDFIYSAYSMILVALVSIFSLYMLSSSYGFSGIWIALSIYMSLRTFAGFWRIGTRSGPWHFLKENYALLQ from the exons ATGAGCTTTCATATGTTATTTTCTGGCATAAG GAACGCCTTTAGGAAGGATGAACTAGGCCTGGAAATAATGCATATATCACTGCCTACCACTCTTGCTTTGGCTGCAGATCCTATTGCTTCTCTGATTGATACTGCATTCATCGGACACATAG GCCCTGTGGAGCTTGCTGCAGTGGGGGTATCAATTGCAATTTTTAATCAAATCTCAAAAATAGCAATAATTCCTCTGGTCAGTGTTACAACCTCGTTGGTTGCCGAGGAAGATGCCGTCGATAAATTACAAAATCAACCATCAGAAACAGAAATGCTGATCCATACCTCTTCTGTGACCGAGGAAACAAAATTGGAAGTGGAACAAGTTg ATCCTGAATGCAGTACATCATCAAGAAGTGTTAATAGAGTAGCTAAACTTGGCCATGACAAAAGCTATATTCCATCAGCTTCATCAGCAATAGTTATCGGTGCCATTCTCGGCGTCTTACAagctctctctctcatttttacAGCCAGACCAATCTTGAATTACATGGGAGTTGATTAT AATTCTCCGATGTTGAAGCCGGCACAGCAATACTTGACTCTGAGGTCATTTGGTGCACCAGCTGTGATACTTTCTATGGCCATGCAAGGAGTTTTTCGAGGAATCAAAGATACGAAAACACCTTTATATGCTACAA TTGTGGGAGATGTAACAAATATCATTTTAGATCCATTGCTTATCTTCGTACTCCGGTTGGGAGTCAGCGGTGCAGCAATCGCACACATTATCTCCCA GTACTTGATTTCCTTGGTGTTGTTGTGGAGTTTAATGAAGCAAGTTGATCTAATGCCTCCAAGTATCCAAGATTTTCAATTTGGGAAGATTCTAAAAAATG GGTTTCTGCTATTGTTGAAAGTTACAGCAGTGACATTCTGTGTGACACTGTCAGCATCCCTTGCAGCAAGACAAGGATCAATAACCATGGCCGCCTTCCAAATCTGCTTACAGATTTGGATGGCGACCTCTTTGCTTGCTGATGGATTAGCTGTTTCTGCTCAA GCTATTCTTGCAAGTGCATTTGCGCAAAGGGATTACCATAAAGTGATCACATCGGCTTCGCGTGTTCTTCAG CTTGGGCTGATTCTGGGGCTGGTTCTCTCATTCCTTCTCTTTAGTCTGCTCCCTTTTGCTTCTAAGTTATTTACAAACGACGTCGCTGTTCTGCATCTTATTGGTATTGGTATTCCG TATGTTGCAGCCACTCAACCCCTCAATTCACTAGCATTTGTTTTTGACGGAGTAAACTACGGAGCTTCGGATTTCATATACTCTGCTTACTCAATG ATTTTGGTGGCATTGGTGAGCATATTTAGCTTATATATGTTATCCTCAAGCTATGGCTTTAGTGGTATCTGGATTGCTTTGTCTATTTACATGAGCCTCAGGACATTTGCTGGCTTTTGGAG GATAGGTACTAGATCAGGACCTTGGCATTTCCTGAAGGAAAACTATGCACTACTGCAATAG
- the LOC140177044 gene encoding uncharacterized protein gives MPPCQMHANFHIAPPEELISVTSPWPFAKWGLDLFRPFPQAPGQVKYLIVRVDYFTKWIEVEPNIKHQFISVEHPQANGKAEEADKVILAGLKKRLQDVKGAWVEKLPQVLWAYRTTSHSTTGETPF, from the exons ATGCCACCTTGCCAGATGCATGCCAATTTCCACATTGCTCCCCCTGAAGAGCTCATTAGCGTGACCTccccatggccttttgcaaaatgggggttGGACCTATTCAGACCTTTTCCCCAAGCCCCTGGACAGGTTAAGTATCTCATTGTGAGAGTGGATTACTTCACCAAGTGGATAGAAGTAGAACCA AACATTAAGCATCAGTTCATATCAGTGGAACATCCCCAAGCTAATGGGAAGGCCGAAGAAGCCGATAAAGTTATATTAGCTGGACTGAAGAAAAGGTTGCAAGATGTAAAGGGAGCTTGGGTAGAGAAACTCCCGCAAGTGCTTTGGGCTTACCGAACAACTTCTCATTCTACGACTGGGGAAACACCCTTCTGA